One window of Dehalobacterium formicoaceticum genomic DNA carries:
- a CDS encoding cold-shock protein codes for MQGTVKWFNAEKGFGFIESNEGGDVFVHFSAIQKDGFKTLDEGQKVEFDIVEGNRGPQASNVTLV; via the coding sequence TTGCAAGGAACTGTAAAATGGTTTAACGCGGAAAAAGGATTTGGCTTTATTGAAAGTAACGAAGGCGGCGATGTTTTTGTTCACTTTTCAGCCATCCAAAAAGACGGATTTAAGACACTGGATGAAGGTCAAAAGGTAGAATTCGATATCGTTGAAGGAAATCGTGGACCTCAAGCATCGAATGTAACGCTGGTTTAA